In the genome of Crassostrea angulata isolate pt1a10 chromosome 6, ASM2561291v2, whole genome shotgun sequence, the window TGTAACAAAAGTATATGCTTCTAGGTCtaaattttcttttacaaaaggaTGTGCAATTTATAGCCACCTGGTCAtgcaaagaaagaaagaaaattttagCAGAATCAAATGGtattcataataataataataatctttcatgccaattttttttaaataaagggaTGCATTATTTGTACATGCAGTGAACTGGTCATGcatattaaaatcaattttgctGACCAGTGACTTGGACATCCCTGGGGATATATTCTGAACTTGTCCATGAGGAGCACGCACCATTGGAAAGTGGTCTCCTCCATGGGACCACTTGGGTCTCTCCGGAGCTCGCTCACTGCGACTCCGCGAGATCTTCTTCTTGTGCTCACTGCTACTGTTTGACAGTCTCTCAGTGTGCCTGTTTTTTCTACTACTAATGTTGTGGTGCGTTCGTTCCGAGCTGTTCTGTAGCGGTAGAAATCCGTCCAATGACAGTGGGTCCGGAGACTTTGGCACAGTTAATCTTAGAAAGTCGTCTGGAAGTGTTCCGAGCATGGGGGGATTCCAGTTACGGAAGCCGCCACTCTTTCCTGAAGCTCTGCGACTGATTGGGGAGCTGGGGATGGGACGCTTTGGTTCCGTATTCGACAGAGCTAGAGAATCCACCATGTCTTCGCTGTGGCGACTTCGGTGGCTTCTTCGATGGTGATGATGGTGAGATGACCTACTGTGATGATGGGAAGATGATCTGCTATGACTGTGAGTCTTTGGGGTTGAGGTTGAATTTGATCTGTAAATAAATCAACAGTTGTTTCAGATATCAACTAGGCAAactataaaatttcaaaacagtcCAAAATATGTATCGGTACATCTTCTGTTAGAGAAAGTCTCCATGAAATATGAATTGGTCAATCACCAATATTCACTGAGCATCACTTTCATTGTTTTACTGAGGTTTTGCCCCAACAGAGAGATGTGGTTTAAAAATTAAGCATTTTGCTCACATCATCAAAATAAGGACAGAATTTGCTCATTCTGTGACAAAAATGATGCTTTGATTTAGACTTGCTACCACTACTGACCTTATAGGGCTCCTCTTTGGTAGGGTGGGAGAGGATTTACTCGTTGCTTGTGTGATGGGGGTGGTCCATATACTGCTGGAGTTATTTGATTGGACAGCTTCAGTGTATGAGGGTGGAGAATCTTCCGTTCGTTTCTCATGGTATGTCGGGCAACCCGCATCCACCTGAAGAAATATCACATAATCAAATCGTGTACATATGATAAAAACTTTGCATAATTAACTTGCATATTTAACTTGACTCTTTATCTGTAATTTGCAAATACATGTTAAGTAAAGAATAATTGAATcttcaacttttaaaaagacAGTTGTACATTACTGGCACCAAACTGATAATAAATTTTACTTGAAacagaaaaatttatttatttgacaattattctacatgtatatccaaaGTAACTTTTAATACTTTTCTACTGTTGAATATTcacaaaaaaacccagatataatattaacatgtatatgtgatgaataaacaattacattttttgtaacatATTATAGCTAACAAACATACAGGAGAAATAAGCTCTGGAGGTATATCGACAAAATCTCTATCATCGGAGTCAATACTCATAGTCAGCAACTGATCTATAGTGTCATCTACAGCACCATCGTTGGATCTCAATACGGCCTCAATAACATCAGTATCCATTGTTGGAAACATCAACTAAAATCAGAAGAAAGCTGTTGTTTAACTTCTGAATCAGGATTAAAAATCTAGTgactttaaaatattctttcaggtggtaatatatatttcagtatTTCTAATAATTTAATCTTAAGAAAAATACAACATAAATAGTAGAGACAAGGAGGAGAAAGAATCTTCCAATCTTTGCTCTccttacatatatttttaaaaatttctggAATATCCACTCTTAACAGACACTTTTCAAGGGAATAATTTTACAGAGAAAAACTTAGAAGATACCCTTCACAGAGAGTATATtaataaatcaacaacaaaaaattccaACATGTTTGGTATCCACTTACTTTAAAGTCTGACATGGCTTGATAAAAGTCCAACTGCTTCGTTGGTCTCTCTTTGAGAGAGCGAGATCTCTGCAGGGGAGGGGGTCTCGCTGGGGGTTCCCCATCTCCTGGGGCAAAGTCATTTTCCACCTGCGGGTTGTGAAGTCTCCGGCGACTGCTTCGAGGCTTTGCCGATTGAGTATCAGCTGTTGCCATTTCCTGTCTTCTGTCAGCTACACCATCTTATATATATAACCTATATTTGAATTCACCTGCAATATAAATTGATTATCGTTAAGGGATATATCTCAATAATATTAAGGTACACTTCTTTCAATCTCCTTTAAGCCAGCCCTTACTTATTCACTTTGTCGCAGAATGTTGTACAATGCAGTAAATAAGGAAGGACTGGCTTTTCTTTAGGCTAGCTTTATGAGAAATTTGtgtttttcccttttttaaCTAAATCTGTTTTTCTAAATTTGCTGTGCTGGTAGGCAGGAAAATATGCGCAAAatattaaaaggaaaaataaatctACAAACATAACAATATGCATATTTTGTTGGTGAGTCTCAGTTAATTTTC includes:
- the LOC128188460 gene encoding uncharacterized protein LOC128188460 isoform X3, producing the protein MATADTQSAKPRSSRRRLHNPQVENDFAPGDGEPPARPPPLQRSRSLKERPTKQLDFYQAMSDFKLMFPTMDTDVIEAVLRSNDGAVDDTIDQLLTMSIDSDDRDFVDIPPELISPVDAGCPTYHEKRTEDSPPSYTEAVQSNNSSSIWTTPITQATSKSSPTLPKRSPIRSNSTSTPKTHSHSRSSSHHHSRSSHHHHHRRSHRSRHSEDMVDSLALSNTEPKRPIPSSPISRRASGKSGGFRNWNPPMLGTLPDDFLRLTVPKSPDPLSLDGFLPLQNSSERTHHNISSRKNRHTERLSNSSSEHKKKISRSRSERAPERPKWSHGGDHFPMVRAPHGQVQNISPGMSKSLIISSHEFSQDMLDEKLKENERRRRKAVKNVDLEMSQYLEDERLAIALQNSEFLQELRGNEDFMKTLEKDRKDMATFEPTVLPAMQPTETIASNGYGDDSLYCFAPFCICIYMLLKHQHPILC
- the LOC128188460 gene encoding uncharacterized protein LOC128188460 isoform X1, which gives rise to MATADTQSAKPRSSRRRLHNPQVENDFAPGDGEPPARPPPLQRSRSLKERPTKQLDFYQAMSDFKLMFPTMDTDVIEAVLRSNDGAVDDTIDQLLTMSIDSDDRDFVDIPPELISPVDAGCPTYHEKRTEDSPPSYTEAVQSNNSSSIWTTPITQATSKSSPTLPKRSPIRSNSTSTPKTHSHSRSSSHHHSRSSHHHHHRRSHRSRHSEDMVDSLALSNTEPKRPIPSSPISRRASGKSGGFRNWNPPMLGTLPDDFLRLTVPKSPDPLSLDGFLPLQNSSERTHHNISSRKNRHTERLSNSSSEHKKKISRSRSERAPERPKWSHGGDHFPMVRAPHGQVQNISPGMSKSLIISSHEFSQDMLDEKLKENERRRRKAVKNVDLEMSQYLEDERLAIALQNSEFLQELRGNEDFMKTLEKDRKDMATFEPTVLPAMQPTETIASNGYGDDRQSHLEPFPFTPPTPKQGDDDAELRRQLNHMGGASKKQFMALAKKFFTRKKKKMTLKQIQKEKLAPSMINLLDSDEEDFVPDEPVNPYDQKTEIEPLPDSLLRIPNERSSDRLKTGNMPIYHDNKATDFI
- the LOC128188460 gene encoding uncharacterized protein LOC128188460 isoform X2, which gives rise to MATADTQSAKPRSSRRRLHNPQVENDFAPGDGEPPARPPPLQRSRSLKERPTKQLDFYQAMSDFKLMFPTMDTDVIEAVLRSNDGAVDDTIDQLLTMSIDSDDRDFVDIPPELISPVDAGCPTYHEKRTEDSPPSYTEAVQSNNSSSIWTTPITQATSKSSPTLPKRSPIRSNSTSTPKTHSHSRSSSHHHSRSSHHHHHRRSHRSRHSEDMVDSLALSNTEPKRPIPSSPISRRASGKSGGFRNWNPPMLGTLPDDFLRLTVPKSPDPLSLDGFLPLQNSSERTHHNISSRKNRHTERLSNSSSEHKKKISRSRSERAPERPKWSHGGDHFPMIISSHEFSQDMLDEKLKENERRRRKAVKNVDLEMSQYLEDERLAIALQNSEFLQELRGNEDFMKTLEKDRKDMATFEPTVLPAMQPTETIASNGYGDDRQSHLEPFPFTPPTPKQGDDDAELRRQLNHMGGASKKQFMALAKKFFTRKKKKMTLKQIQKEKLAPSMINLLDSDEEDFVPDEPVNPYDQKTEIEPLPDSLLRIPNERSSDRLKTGNMPIYHDNKATDFI